The following are from one region of the Bacteroidales bacterium genome:
- a CDS encoding tryptophan-rich sensory protein gives MKATQVGKLVASLLLPICVGGIAGMFTTEAIPGWYASLNQPSFNPPNWVFGPVTMLYILMGISLYLVWKQEAGKQRNQAILIFMLQLILNFGWSFLFFYFNLIGIALIEIIALWIMIVLMLIKFRRIKPLAAYLNIPYLLWVSFATALNAAYFILN, from the coding sequence ATGAAAGCAACCCAGGTTGGAAAATTAGTAGCGTCACTCCTGTTGCCGATTTGTGTTGGTGGTATTGCCGGAATGTTTACGACAGAGGCAATTCCGGGATGGTATGCTTCGCTCAATCAACCTTCCTTCAATCCTCCAAACTGGGTTTTCGGACCTGTGACCATGCTGTATATCCTTATGGGTATCTCGTTGTACCTGGTTTGGAAACAGGAGGCCGGCAAGCAGCGAAATCAGGCGATTCTGATTTTTATGTTGCAGCTGATTTTGAATTTCGGATGGAGTTTCCTCTTTTTCTATTTCAATCTGATTGGAATTGCCTTAATTGAAATCATTGCCCTTTGGATAATGATCGTTTTAATGCTGATCAAATTCAGAAGGATAAAACCACTGGCGGCCTACCTCAACATCCCCTACCTGTTATGGGTAAGTTTTGCCACGGCCCTGAATGCGGCGTATTTTATCCTGAATTAA
- a CDS encoding helix-turn-helix transcriptional regulator, with amino-acid sequence MTLSEFVKEKRRLANLTQPELSEKAGVGLRFVRELEQGKETLRLDKVNQVLQLFGYEVGAIPLNRNTLPDEKS; translated from the coding sequence ATGACTTTAAGTGAATTTGTAAAAGAAAAAAGGCGACTAGCCAACCTTACTCAGCCTGAATTGTCAGAAAAAGCTGGCGTAGGTCTTCGCTTTGTCCGTGAACTCGAACAGGGTAAAGAAACTCTGCGTTTGGATAAGGTCAATCAAGTGCTGCAACTTTTTGGCTATGAAGTGGGCGCTATACCATTAAACCGAAATACGCTGCCGGATGAGAAAAGCTGA
- a CDS encoding heme-binding protein, which yields MKTILIVSAIAVFIFIIFQSFMLMPSTKTEEQKYTVILQEKDFEIRFYPSATIATIKSNAKTYKELANPGFRKLAGYIFGGNESSTSISMTAPVHMDINDSVSSMSFVMPSSYTEQNLPKPNDPNVLIQKTADEYVAVIKFGGFASDRKLKSYSEKLYTILESKGITSYGHTRYLGYNPPFQLFNRRNEIIVSVSWKVE from the coding sequence ATGAAAACAATTTTGATCGTATCCGCCATTGCAGTATTTATTTTTATCATCTTTCAATCCTTCATGCTTATGCCATCCACCAAAACCGAAGAGCAGAAATACACTGTAATCCTGCAGGAAAAGGATTTCGAAATCCGGTTTTATCCATCGGCTACCATTGCGACCATTAAATCCAATGCAAAAACGTACAAGGAACTCGCAAACCCCGGGTTTCGCAAATTGGCGGGCTATATTTTCGGAGGAAATGAGAGCAGCACAAGCATCTCAATGACTGCCCCTGTTCATATGGACATCAATGATTCCGTTTCAAGCATGAGCTTTGTAATGCCATCATCCTATACCGAACAAAACCTCCCAAAGCCAAATGATCCCAATGTGCTGATTCAAAAAACCGCAGATGAATATGTCGCTGTGATAAAGTTTGGGGGCTTTGCATCTGATAGAAAACTGAAATCCTATTCAGAAAAACTTTATACTATCCTTGAATCAAAAGGCATCACATCCTACGGACATACCAGGTACCTGGGATATAATCCCCCCTTCCAGCTCTTTAACCGGCGCAATGAAATTATAGTTTCAGTCAGTTGGAAAGTGGAATAG
- a CDS encoding HipA N-terminal domain-containing protein, which produces MRKAEIKVNDKTAGWLTQDENGYHFQYDKIFLESSDTVPVSVTLPLQDKPFDSKVLFPFFDGLIPEGWLLDIAEKNWKLNPRDRMGLLLVCCKDCKKDVWPGHSP; this is translated from the coding sequence ATGAGAAAAGCTGAAATAAAAGTAAACGATAAAACTGCAGGCTGGCTCACACAGGACGAAAATGGGTATCATTTTCAATACGATAAGATTTTCCTGGAATCCTCTGATACCGTGCCGGTCAGTGTTACACTGCCACTACAGGATAAGCCTTTTGACAGTAAGGTCTTGTTTCCATTCTTCGATGGTCTTATCCCTGAAGGATGGCTGCTTGATATCGCCGAAAAAAACTGGAAATTAAACCCACGCGATCGTATGGGATTGCTATTGGTATGTTGTAAAGATTGTAAAAAAGATGTTTGGCCAGGCCATTCCCCCTGA
- a CDS encoding IS4 family transposase, whose amino-acid sequence MELTFENCFGDKRLQKRAILMTKDLFFKTVHSIRQISGDYASQRGWYRFLRNEKTTEQSIIQEITQQCSSSVKDKIVVSIQDTTEINLFRHRNRIQMDGSVGNITSSDYGLGFFIHPSFVIDAQCGFPIGFSDIRLWNRSTEKATKYDRKYKKLPIQEKESYKWIDSSLKSKEILSQATTAIIVQDREGDIYEQFALVPDEKTQLLIRSKADRVLADGIKLFAKLSNCEASGTFSLDIPGDKRKKQTKRTAVLEVRFCPVQLKRPDSASKSISNKIELFAVEAKEVNVRAGQSISWRILTTLSITNLEEALCVIQWYSWRWIIEEIFRILKQEGYNIEASELESAKSIRKLSLMMLSTIIKLLQMRFCYSIPEGETLESAMCFTEFQQECLEQQCALLEGKTEKLKNPYPLRSLARSTWVIARLGGWKGYKSERPPGITTLWIGLRRFYDIFDGWSLSKNVYTR is encoded by the coding sequence ATGGAGCTAACATTTGAGAATTGTTTTGGAGATAAACGACTCCAAAAACGAGCAATATTAATGACCAAAGATTTATTTTTCAAGACAGTTCATTCCATTCGACAAATTTCGGGTGATTATGCAAGCCAACGTGGATGGTATCGGTTTCTAAGAAACGAAAAAACTACAGAGCAATCCATCATCCAAGAGATAACCCAGCAATGTTCTTCCTCTGTTAAAGACAAGATCGTTGTGAGTATACAAGACACTACCGAGATTAATCTATTCCGACATAGAAACAGGATTCAAATGGATGGTTCTGTTGGAAATATTACTTCATCGGATTATGGCTTGGGTTTTTTCATTCATCCTTCTTTTGTTATTGATGCTCAATGTGGTTTTCCTATTGGTTTTTCAGACATCAGGCTTTGGAATAGATCAACAGAGAAAGCAACAAAGTATGACCGGAAGTATAAGAAACTTCCCATTCAAGAGAAGGAGTCCTATAAATGGATCGACTCTTCCTTAAAGTCAAAAGAAATTCTATCTCAAGCAACAACGGCAATAATAGTTCAGGATAGAGAGGGTGATATATATGAACAGTTTGCACTTGTACCAGATGAAAAAACACAATTATTGATTCGATCAAAAGCCGATAGAGTATTGGCTGATGGCATAAAATTATTCGCTAAGCTATCTAATTGTGAGGCATCCGGAACATTTTCATTAGATATACCAGGAGATAAGCGAAAGAAACAAACTAAACGGACTGCAGTTTTAGAAGTTCGTTTTTGCCCAGTTCAATTAAAAAGGCCAGATTCAGCATCAAAGAGTATATCAAACAAGATAGAACTATTTGCTGTTGAGGCAAAAGAGGTTAATGTCAGAGCAGGGCAATCAATCAGTTGGAGAATACTTACAACCTTGTCAATAACTAATCTGGAAGAAGCATTATGTGTTATTCAATGGTATAGTTGGCGGTGGATCATAGAAGAAATATTCCGAATTCTCAAACAAGAAGGCTATAATATTGAAGCTAGTGAGTTGGAATCAGCTAAATCTATTCGAAAGCTGAGTCTAATGATGTTAAGCACCATAATAAAGCTTCTTCAAATGCGATTCTGCTATAGTATTCCGGAAGGAGAAACGTTGGAATCAGCTATGTGTTTTACAGAGTTTCAACAAGAATGCTTGGAACAACAATGTGCTTTATTAGAAGGGAAAACAGAGAAACTTAAAAATCCATATCCATTGAGAAGCCTTGCTAGATCTACGTGGGTAATAGCCAGGCTTGGTGGTTGGAAAGGATATAAATCAGAACGCCCTCCAGGAATTACTACTTTATGGATTGGACTAAGACGATTCTATGACATATTTGATGGTTGGTCGCTCTCGAAAAATGTGTACACACGGTAG
- a CDS encoding HipA domain-containing protein — protein sequence MFGQAIPPELQYHESQMEELALQVISSQMAVTGVQPKISLNLSKGLGKNEPKRFTIMGVWGAYILKPPTPYYQHLPEVEDLTMHLAEIAKIKVVPHTLIRLQSGNLAYLTRRIDRDKRNKLHMEDMCQVTERLTEDKNHGSYEQVAKAIWKFSANPGLDVINFFEQVLFSFLTGNADMHLKNFSLIRQPGIVNILSPAYDMVATALVNPADDEDMALTLNGKKKRLNRKDFSIAFTSLKLDSKQQENIFMKMEKSLDKWMEFIDISFLNTDFKSSYKNLILDRFSRLRA from the coding sequence ATGTTTGGCCAGGCCATTCCCCCTGAACTCCAGTATCACGAATCACAAATGGAAGAACTGGCTCTGCAGGTAATCAGCAGCCAGATGGCTGTTACAGGTGTACAACCCAAAATATCACTGAATTTGTCAAAAGGTTTAGGAAAGAATGAGCCAAAACGCTTCACCATTATGGGTGTCTGGGGAGCTTATATTCTGAAACCACCTACTCCCTATTATCAGCATTTACCTGAAGTTGAAGATCTCACAATGCACCTGGCTGAAATTGCAAAAATCAAGGTGGTGCCACACACTCTAATTCGACTACAATCTGGCAACTTAGCATACCTGACCAGGAGAATTGACCGTGACAAAAGAAATAAACTGCATATGGAAGACATGTGCCAGGTTACTGAACGATTAACTGAAGATAAGAACCATGGTTCTTACGAACAGGTAGCGAAGGCTATTTGGAAGTTTTCTGCCAACCCGGGATTGGATGTCATTAATTTCTTTGAACAGGTATTATTTTCATTCCTCACCGGCAATGCCGATATGCATCTGAAGAATTTCTCCTTGATCCGTCAACCGGGAATTGTGAATATACTATCCCCGGCTTATGATATGGTTGCTACAGCACTTGTAAATCCGGCCGATGATGAAGATATGGCGCTAACATTAAATGGCAAAAAGAAAAGATTAAACCGGAAAGATTTCAGTATTGCTTTCACTTCCTTGAAGCTAGATTCGAAGCAACAGGAAAATATATTCATGAAAATGGAGAAGTCCCTGGACAAATGGATGGAGTTTATCGATATCAGTTTTTTAAATACTGACTTTAAATCTTCCTATAAAAATCTCATTCTTGACCGCTTTTCCAGGCTCAGGGCTTAA
- a CDS encoding T9SS type A sorting domain-containing protein encodes MIAFNTLDNTLYAGYVPSLVSEIICDNYSFARSAYSTTSIPEFELAVFSISPNPASSKFTVKTDDSEEASSLKIRDMSGRLYLSMNIQQPETEIYTDQLGKGLYVVTLQNSKGTKNQKLIIQ; translated from the coding sequence ATGATTGCTTTTAACACCCTGGACAATACACTTTATGCAGGTTATGTGCCTTCGCTGGTCTCGGAAATTATCTGCGATAATTACTCTTTTGCCAGAAGCGCCTACAGCACAACTTCAATTCCGGAATTCGAATTAGCAGTATTTTCCATTTCCCCTAATCCTGCGAGCAGTAAATTCACTGTTAAAACTGATGATTCAGAAGAAGCCTCAAGTCTGAAGATTCGGGATATGAGTGGCAGGCTATACCTATCAATGAACATTCAGCAGCCGGAAACAGAAATTTATACTGATCAGCTTGGAAAGGGATTATATGTGGTTACACTGCAAAACAGCAAGGGGACTAAGAACCAAAAGTTGATCATACAGTAG